A stretch of Usitatibacter palustris DNA encodes these proteins:
- a CDS encoding arsenate reductase ArsC, giving the protein MTERTWNVLFLCTGNSARSILGEAILNAAGADRFRAFSAGSYPNGTVNPLALELLAKNGIPVEGLRSKSWDEFARPDAPAMNFVFTVCDSAGAEVCPVWPGQPVTAHWGIPDPAAVDGTDDEKRKAFLEAYAVMQRRISLFTNLPLRSLDRLALQQRLREIGAR; this is encoded by the coding sequence ATGACCGAAAGAACCTGGAACGTCCTCTTCCTGTGCACCGGCAACTCCGCGCGCTCGATCCTGGGTGAAGCCATCCTCAACGCGGCGGGCGCAGATCGCTTCAGGGCCTTCAGCGCCGGAAGCTATCCCAACGGCACCGTCAATCCCCTTGCTCTCGAGTTGCTCGCGAAGAACGGAATCCCGGTTGAAGGCCTGCGCAGCAAGAGCTGGGACGAGTTCGCGCGCCCGGATGCGCCTGCGATGAATTTCGTCTTCACCGTCTGCGATTCGGCGGGTGCCGAAGTTTGTCCCGTATGGCCCGGACAACCCGTCACTGCGCATTGGGGGATTCCCGACCCAGCGGCCGTGGATGGCACCGATGACGAGAAGCGAAAGGCATTCCTCGAAGCCTACGCCGTGATGCAGCGGCGAATTTCGCTGTTCACGAACCTCCCGCTTCGCAGCCTCGACCGACTCGCCCTGCAGCAGCGGCTCCGCGAAATCGGCGCGCGATGA
- the pstB gene encoding phosphate ABC transporter ATP-binding protein PstB — protein MNDASVPPQAALKTEVQFKDFNFYYGKFHALKNINLDIYKGEVTAFIGPSGCGKSTLLRTINRMYDLYPEQRAAGELRLDGRNILDKDVDIYDLRARVGMVFQKPTPFPMSIYENIAFGVRLHERLSRPQMDERVEWALKKAALWEEVKDKLQQSGMSLSGGQQQRLCIARGIAVKPQVLLLDEPTSALDPISTLKIEELISDLSGEFTIVIVTHNMQQAARVSAYTAYMYLGDLVEYGQTDKIFLKPDKKETEDYITGRFG, from the coding sequence ATGAATGACGCCTCCGTCCCGCCCCAGGCCGCGCTCAAGACCGAAGTCCAGTTCAAGGACTTCAACTTCTACTACGGGAAGTTCCACGCGCTGAAGAACATCAACCTCGACATCTACAAGGGCGAGGTCACGGCTTTCATCGGCCCGTCGGGCTGCGGCAAGTCGACGCTGCTGCGCACGATCAACCGCATGTACGACCTCTATCCCGAGCAGCGTGCGGCGGGAGAGCTGCGCCTGGACGGCCGCAACATCCTCGACAAGGACGTCGACATCTACGACCTGCGCGCGCGCGTCGGGATGGTCTTCCAGAAGCCCACGCCGTTCCCGATGTCGATCTACGAGAACATCGCCTTCGGCGTGCGCCTGCACGAGCGCCTCTCGCGGCCGCAGATGGACGAACGCGTCGAGTGGGCATTGAAGAAGGCGGCGCTCTGGGAAGAAGTGAAGGACAAGCTGCAGCAATCGGGCATGAGCCTGTCGGGCGGCCAGCAGCAGCGCCTGTGCATTGCCCGAGGCATCGCGGTGAAGCCGCAGGTGCTGCTCCTCGACGAGCCCACCTCCGCGCTCGATCCGATCTCGACCCTCAAGATCGAAGAGCTCATCTCGGATCTCTCGGGCGAGTTCACGATCGTGATCGTCACGCACAACATGCAGCAGGCGGCGCGGGTCTCGGCGTACACCGCCTACATGTACCTCGGCGACCTGGTGGAGTACGGGCAGACCGACAAGATCTTCCTCAAGCCCGACAAGAAGGAAACCGAGGACTACATCACGGGCCGCTTCGGCTAG
- the pstA gene encoding phosphate ABC transporter permease PstA → MNLHQRRYFTNKVVLALSLAAMAFGVFWLAWILWTTISLGVSGLSLTLFTEMTPPPGSAGGLANAIVGSLIMVGLATLIGTPIGILAGVYLAEYGMNDWLGNATRFINDILLSAPSIVIGLFVYAFFVAQVGKFSGLAGVIALALIVIPVVVRTTENMLLLVPNSLREAVYALGAHKWQVIMKVTIRASQAGIVTGILLAVARIAGETAPLLFTSLSNQFWSVDLTEPMANLPVTIFKFAMSPFTDWQQLAWAGVFLITLGVLGINILARALFRNKL, encoded by the coding sequence ATGAACCTGCACCAGCGACGCTACTTCACCAACAAGGTCGTGCTCGCGCTCTCGCTGGCCGCGATGGCCTTCGGCGTCTTCTGGCTCGCGTGGATCCTCTGGACGACGATCTCGCTGGGCGTCTCAGGACTTTCGCTCACGCTCTTCACCGAGATGACGCCGCCGCCGGGCTCCGCCGGTGGCCTTGCGAACGCGATCGTGGGGAGCCTCATCATGGTGGGTCTCGCGACACTCATCGGCACGCCCATCGGCATCCTCGCGGGCGTGTACCTCGCCGAGTACGGGATGAACGACTGGCTGGGCAACGCGACACGATTCATCAACGACATCCTGCTGTCGGCCCCGTCGATCGTGATCGGTCTCTTCGTCTACGCGTTCTTCGTGGCACAGGTGGGCAAGTTCTCCGGGCTCGCGGGCGTGATCGCGCTGGCCCTCATCGTGATCCCCGTGGTCGTGCGCACTACCGAGAACATGCTGCTGCTCGTGCCCAACAGCCTGCGCGAGGCCGTCTACGCGCTCGGCGCGCACAAATGGCAGGTGATCATGAAGGTGACGATCCGCGCTTCGCAGGCGGGTATCGTCACCGGCATCCTGCTCGCGGTCGCGCGCATCGCGGGCGAAACCGCACCGCTCCTCTTCACGTCGCTCTCGAACCAGTTCTGGAGCGTCGACCTCACCGAGCCGATGGCGAACCTGCCGGTGACGATCTTCAAGTTCGCGATGAGCCCGTTCACCGATTGGCAACAGCTCGCGTGGGCCGGCGTCTTCCTGATCACGCTGGGCGTGCTGGGCATCAACATCCTGGCGCGCGCGCTGTTCCGCAACAAACTCTGA
- the pstC gene encoding phosphate ABC transporter permease PstC, whose protein sequence is MSTDASALSGGALGEEGRATTRPPAGPSRVKHTTLGDTIFQNLTRGFAALVLLMLAGIIISLVYGSWPSIQKFGLSFITSSEWNPPAERFGALIPIYGTLVTSAIALIIAVPVSFGIAVFLTELSPAWLRRPLGTAIELLAAIPSIVYGMWGLLIFAPMFSKYIQPALNSTLGQVPVLGKLFSGPPLGIGLLCAGVILAIMIIPFIAAVMRDVFEVTPAMLKESAYGVGGTTWEVVWNVVLPYTKIGVVGGVMLGLGRALGETMAVTFVIGNTNFLNSVSLNEPGNSITSALANEFGEAGPGLHTAALIELGLILFLITFVVLAASKLLLMRLAKGEGKKT, encoded by the coding sequence ATGAGCACCGACGCATCGGCCCTCTCCGGGGGCGCCCTGGGAGAAGAAGGCCGCGCCACCACTCGGCCGCCGGCGGGTCCGTCACGCGTGAAGCACACCACGCTCGGCGACACGATCTTCCAGAACCTGACGCGGGGCTTTGCGGCCCTCGTGCTGCTGATGCTGGCAGGCATCATCATCTCGCTGGTCTACGGAAGCTGGCCCTCGATCCAGAAGTTCGGGCTGTCCTTCATCACGTCGAGCGAGTGGAATCCGCCGGCCGAACGCTTCGGCGCGCTGATCCCGATCTACGGCACGCTCGTCACCTCCGCGATCGCGCTGATCATCGCCGTGCCCGTGAGTTTCGGCATCGCGGTCTTTCTCACGGAGCTTTCGCCTGCGTGGCTGCGCCGTCCGCTCGGAACGGCGATCGAGCTCCTCGCCGCGATCCCGTCGATCGTCTACGGCATGTGGGGCCTGCTCATCTTCGCGCCGATGTTCTCGAAGTACATCCAGCCCGCGCTCAATTCGACGCTCGGGCAGGTGCCGGTCCTCGGCAAGCTGTTCAGCGGGCCGCCGCTGGGCATCGGCCTGCTCTGCGCCGGCGTGATCCTCGCGATCATGATCATCCCGTTCATCGCGGCCGTGATGCGCGACGTGTTCGAAGTCACGCCGGCGATGTTGAAGGAGTCGGCGTATGGCGTCGGCGGAACGACCTGGGAAGTGGTCTGGAACGTGGTGCTGCCCTATACGAAGATCGGCGTGGTTGGCGGCGTGATGCTCGGCCTGGGCCGCGCGCTGGGCGAGACGATGGCCGTGACGTTCGTGATCGGCAACACCAACTTCCTCAACAGCGTGTCGCTCAACGAGCCGGGCAACAGCATCACCTCCGCGCTCGCCAACGAATTCGGCGAAGCCGGCCCCGGCCTGCACACCGCCGCGCTGATCGAGCTGGGCCTGATCCTCTTCCTCATCACCTTCGTGGTGCTCGCGGCCTCGAAGCTGCTGCTCATGCGGCTGGCCAAGGGCGAGGGCAAGAAGACATGA
- the pstS gene encoding phosphate ABC transporter substrate-binding protein PstS, with protein MITILRKQAAVALVATLAAVPALAAEITGAGASFPAPIYSKWADAYSKATGNKLNYQSIGSGGGIKQIIAKTVDFGASDGVMSADDLQKNGLMQFPTVIGGVVPVVNVPGIQPGQLKMTGDVLANIYLGKVVKWNDKAITDLNPGVTLPDSAIAVVRRADGSGTTFIFTNYLAKVNGEWKEKVGAGTAVQWPIGLGGKGNEGVSAFVQRIPGAIGYVEYAYAKQNKLAHAQLKNADGHFVQPDDLTFKAAAANADWAGEKFGVVLTEQKGKDAWPITGATFILMHVKQEKSQQGAEALKFFEWAYKNGAKMAQDLDYVPLPEAVTKQIMASWANIKDASGKTVHAAR; from the coding sequence ATGATTACCATCCTCCGCAAGCAGGCCGCGGTTGCCCTCGTGGCGACCCTCGCCGCAGTTCCCGCGCTCGCCGCCGAGATCACCGGCGCCGGCGCATCCTTCCCGGCCCCGATCTACTCCAAGTGGGCCGATGCCTACTCCAAGGCCACGGGCAACAAGCTCAACTACCAGTCCATCGGTTCGGGCGGCGGCATCAAGCAGATCATCGCCAAGACGGTCGACTTCGGCGCCTCCGACGGCGTGATGTCCGCCGATGACCTGCAGAAGAACGGCCTCATGCAATTCCCGACGGTGATCGGTGGCGTGGTGCCGGTCGTGAACGTCCCCGGCATCCAGCCGGGCCAGCTGAAGATGACGGGCGATGTGCTCGCCAACATCTACCTGGGCAAGGTCGTGAAGTGGAACGACAAGGCGATCACCGACCTGAATCCCGGCGTGACGCTGCCCGATTCGGCGATCGCGGTCGTGCGCCGCGCCGACGGCTCGGGCACCACGTTCATCTTCACGAATTACCTCGCGAAGGTGAACGGCGAGTGGAAGGAAAAAGTGGGCGCGGGCACCGCGGTGCAGTGGCCCATCGGCCTGGGCGGCAAGGGCAACGAGGGCGTGTCGGCCTTCGTGCAGCGCATCCCCGGCGCCATCGGTTACGTCGAGTACGCGTATGCCAAGCAGAACAAGCTCGCGCACGCGCAGCTCAAGAACGCCGACGGCCACTTCGTGCAGCCCGACGACCTCACGTTCAAGGCGGCCGCCGCGAATGCGGACTGGGCCGGCGAGAAGTTCGGCGTGGTCCTCACGGAACAGAAGGGCAAGGATGCCTGGCCGATCACGGGTGCCACGTTCATCCTGATGCACGTGAAGCAGGAGAAGTCGCAGCAGGGCGCCGAGGCGCTCAAGTTCTTCGAGTGGGCCTACAAGAACGGCGCAAAGATGGCCCAGGACCTCGACTATGTGCCGCTGCCCGAGGCGGTGACGAAACAGATCATGGCCTCCTGGGCTAACATCAAGGATGCCTCCGGCAAGACCGTCCACGCCGCCCGCTGA
- the glmM gene encoding phosphoglucosamine mutase, which translates to MTRKYFGTDGIRGRVGIAPITPDFVLRLGYAAGKVLSRADVAPPHRDRPAVLIGKDTRLSGYMLESALEAGLSTAGVDTLLLGPMPTPAVAFLTRALRLSAGIMISASHNPFEDNGIKFFSAEGVKLPDAVESEIEAALTEPMTPPAPASLGKAERVHDAEGRYLEFCKQTFPKERSLRGVKLVVDCAHGSNYRVGPRVFQELGAEVVAIGDRPNGTNINAGFGATSPQTLAKAVVEHQADFGIAFDGDGDRLAMADHDGRLFDGDQLLYAIVKHRHATGVLRGGVVGTLMTNFALEQRLREMKIGFERAKVGDRYVLELLVEKGWECGGENSGHLLCLDRHSTGDAIISALQVLAALVATGQTLGDLTRDLTLFPQKLVNVKLARAFDVQAPLVREAIAAAEASLAGRGRVLLRPSGTEPVLRVMVEGEDGARVSRLADDIAAAVRAADQAAAA; encoded by the coding sequence ATGACTCGCAAATACTTCGGCACGGATGGCATTCGCGGCAGGGTCGGCATCGCGCCGATCACGCCGGACTTCGTCCTCCGGCTCGGTTACGCCGCGGGCAAGGTGCTCTCGCGCGCCGACGTGGCACCCCCGCATCGCGACCGTCCCGCGGTGCTCATCGGCAAGGACACAAGGCTTTCGGGCTACATGCTCGAGTCCGCGCTCGAAGCGGGGCTCTCGACGGCCGGCGTGGACACGCTGCTGCTCGGCCCCATGCCCACGCCCGCGGTCGCGTTCCTCACGCGCGCGTTGCGCCTGTCCGCGGGCATCATGATTTCCGCCTCGCATAACCCGTTCGAAGACAACGGCATCAAGTTCTTCTCGGCCGAGGGCGTGAAGTTGCCCGACGCCGTGGAAAGCGAGATCGAGGCCGCGCTCACCGAGCCGATGACGCCGCCTGCGCCCGCGAGCCTCGGCAAGGCCGAGCGCGTGCACGACGCCGAGGGCCGCTACCTCGAGTTCTGCAAGCAGACGTTCCCGAAGGAGCGCTCGCTGCGCGGGGTGAAGCTGGTCGTCGATTGCGCGCACGGCTCCAACTATCGCGTCGGTCCGCGCGTCTTCCAGGAGCTCGGCGCCGAAGTGGTCGCGATCGGCGACCGGCCCAACGGCACGAACATCAACGCCGGTTTCGGCGCGACCTCGCCGCAGACGCTCGCGAAGGCCGTGGTCGAGCACCAGGCCGATTTCGGCATCGCGTTCGATGGCGACGGCGATCGCCTGGCCATGGCCGATCACGATGGCCGTCTCTTCGACGGCGACCAGCTCCTCTATGCGATCGTGAAGCATCGCCATGCGACCGGCGTGTTGCGCGGGGGCGTGGTGGGCACGCTGATGACCAACTTCGCGCTCGAGCAGCGCCTGCGCGAGATGAAGATCGGCTTCGAGCGCGCCAAGGTCGGCGATCGCTACGTGCTCGAGCTGCTGGTGGAAAAAGGCTGGGAGTGCGGCGGCGAGAACTCCGGCCATCTCCTTTGCCTCGACCGCCATTCGACCGGCGACGCGATCATCTCCGCGCTGCAGGTCCTCGCCGCGCTGGTCGCGACCGGCCAGACCCTCGGCGACCTCACGCGCGATCTCACGCTGTTCCCGCAGAAGCTCGTGAACGTGAAGCTCGCGCGGGCCTTCGATGTCCAGGCGCCGCTCGTGCGCGAGGCGATCGCCGCGGCGGAAGCCTCGCTCGCCGGGCGTGGCCGCGTGCTGCTGCGTCCCTCGGGCACCGAGCCGGTCCTGCGCGTGATGGTGGAAGGCGAGGACGGCGCGCGTGTTTCCCGCCTCGCCGATGACATTGCCGCGGCCGTTCGCGCCGCCGACCAAGCCGCCGCCGCCTGA
- the folP gene encoding dihydropteroate synthase, with protein sequence MGVVNVTADSFSDGGLFLETTRAIDHGLRLREEGADLVDVGGESTRPGALPVPLDEELRRVIPVVEALVRENVPVSVDTLKPEVMRAALDAGCAMVNDVNGFRAPGAIEAVAASKAAVCAMHMQGKPATMQADPRYGDVLAEVAAFLSERALALEAAGVARESIVLDPGFGFGKTLEHNLALFRGLPRLAALGYPVLVGVSRKRLIGDLTGRPVAERVAGSVAAALLAVQNGASLVRVHDVKETVDALRVWLGLNCPIAPPKK encoded by the coding sequence ATGGGGGTGGTCAACGTCACCGCGGATTCCTTTTCCGACGGCGGCCTGTTCCTCGAAACCACTCGCGCGATCGACCACGGGCTGCGTCTTCGTGAAGAAGGCGCGGACCTCGTCGATGTCGGCGGCGAGTCCACGCGTCCCGGCGCGCTACCGGTTCCTCTCGATGAAGAGCTGCGACGGGTAATCCCTGTCGTGGAGGCTTTGGTTCGCGAGAACGTGCCGGTGTCGGTCGATACGCTCAAGCCTGAAGTCATGCGCGCCGCGCTCGATGCGGGCTGTGCGATGGTGAACGACGTGAACGGCTTTCGCGCGCCCGGCGCGATCGAGGCGGTCGCCGCTTCGAAAGCCGCCGTCTGCGCGATGCACATGCAGGGAAAGCCCGCGACGATGCAGGCCGATCCGCGCTACGGCGACGTGCTCGCGGAAGTGGCCGCATTCCTGTCGGAACGTGCGCTCGCGCTGGAAGCAGCCGGCGTCGCACGCGAATCCATCGTGCTCGATCCCGGTTTCGGTTTCGGCAAGACACTCGAGCACAACCTGGCGCTGTTTCGCGGGTTGCCGCGACTCGCGGCGCTCGGTTACCCGGTTCTCGTCGGTGTATCGCGCAAGCGCCTGATCGGCGATCTCACGGGGCGCCCCGTCGCCGAGCGCGTCGCGGGCAGCGTTGCGGCGGCCCTGCTCGCCGTGCAGAATGGCGCGAGCCTCGTGCGCGTGCACGACGTCAAGGAAACGGTCGATGCGCTCAGGGTTTGGCTCGGCCTGAACTGTCCCATCGCTCCCCCGAAAAAATGA
- the ftsH gene encoding ATP-dependent zinc metalloprotease FtsH: MNNTLRTVMVWLVIGVILTMVFMQVGSRQAGAGVVDYTTFMDEARQGRVEKVKLDGNRTLKVTGRDAKTYTVYSPGFMDPWMVGDLMKAGVKVEVKAEEEPSLLMNIFVSWFPMLLLIGVWIFFMRQMQGGGRGGAFSFGKSRARMLDENQNQVTFADVAGVDEAKEEVGELVDFLRDPTKFQKLGGRIPRGVLMVGNPGTGKTLLARAIAGEAKVPFFSISGSDFVEMFVGVGAARVRDMFEQAKKNAPCIVFIDEIDAVGRQRGAGLGGGNDEREQTLNQLLVEMDGFEGNSGVIVVAATNRPDVLDPALMRPGRFDRQVVVPLPDIRGREQILLVHMRKVPIAPDVDANIIARGTPGMSGADLANIVNEAALFAARGQKRLVDMDDFEEAKDKIYMGAARKSMVITPEDKKKTAYHESGHAIIGSSLPGCDPVHKVTVIPRGRALGVTWAMPEVDRFSLYKDQMLAQIAMLFGGRVAEEIFVGNVSTGASNDFERATNIAREMVTRYGMSDALGPMVYGENEGEVFLGRSITTHKNMSDATMQKVDQEIRRIIDEQYALAKKILTENRDKVEAMTAALLEWETIDSNQIADIMAGKSPRPPKPVQKPTPPDSGPRGGTAAPPAPTPAESA; encoded by the coding sequence TTGAACAACACCCTCCGTACCGTGATGGTCTGGCTTGTGATCGGCGTGATCCTCACGATGGTCTTCATGCAGGTCGGCAGCCGCCAGGCGGGTGCGGGTGTCGTGGACTACACGACGTTCATGGACGAAGCGCGCCAGGGCCGTGTCGAGAAGGTGAAGCTCGACGGCAACCGCACGCTCAAGGTGACCGGCCGCGACGCCAAGACCTACACGGTCTACTCGCCCGGATTCATGGACCCCTGGATGGTCGGCGATCTCATGAAGGCCGGCGTCAAGGTCGAGGTCAAGGCCGAAGAGGAGCCCTCGCTCCTCATGAACATCTTCGTTTCGTGGTTCCCGATGCTGCTGCTCATCGGCGTGTGGATCTTCTTCATGCGCCAGATGCAGGGCGGCGGCCGCGGCGGCGCGTTCTCGTTCGGCAAGAGCCGCGCGCGCATGCTCGACGAAAACCAGAACCAGGTCACGTTCGCCGACGTGGCGGGCGTGGATGAAGCCAAGGAAGAAGTCGGCGAGCTCGTCGACTTCCTGCGCGATCCCACCAAGTTCCAGAAACTCGGCGGCCGCATTCCGCGCGGCGTGCTGATGGTGGGCAACCCCGGCACGGGCAAGACGCTCCTCGCGCGCGCGATCGCGGGCGAGGCGAAGGTGCCGTTCTTCTCGATCTCGGGCTCGGACTTCGTCGAGATGTTCGTCGGCGTCGGTGCCGCGCGCGTGCGCGACATGTTCGAGCAGGCGAAGAAGAACGCGCCGTGCATCGTGTTCATCGACGAAATCGACGCGGTCGGCCGCCAGCGCGGCGCGGGCCTCGGCGGTGGCAACGACGAGCGCGAGCAGACGCTCAACCAACTCCTCGTCGAGATGGATGGCTTCGAGGGCAACTCGGGCGTGATCGTCGTCGCCGCCACGAACCGCCCCGACGTGCTCGATCCCGCGCTGATGCGCCCGGGCCGCTTCGACCGCCAGGTCGTGGTGCCGCTCCCGGACATCCGCGGCCGCGAGCAGATCCTCCTCGTCCACATGCGCAAGGTTCCGATCGCGCCCGACGTGGATGCGAACATCATCGCGCGCGGCACGCCCGGCATGTCCGGCGCGGACCTCGCCAACATCGTGAACGAAGCGGCGCTGTTCGCCGCGCGCGGGCAGAAGCGCCTCGTCGACATGGACGACTTCGAAGAGGCCAAGGACAAGATCTACATGGGTGCGGCGCGCAAGTCCATGGTGATCACGCCCGAAGACAAGAAGAAGACCGCGTACCACGAGTCGGGGCACGCGATCATCGGCAGCAGCCTTCCGGGATGCGATCCCGTGCACAAGGTCACCGTGATCCCGCGCGGCCGCGCGCTGGGCGTGACGTGGGCGATGCCCGAGGTGGACCGCTTCAGCCTGTACAAGGACCAGATGCTCGCGCAGATCGCGATGCTCTTCGGCGGCCGCGTGGCCGAGGAGATCTTCGTGGGCAACGTGTCGACGGGTGCGTCCAATGACTTCGAACGGGCCACGAACATCGCCCGCGAGATGGTCACGCGCTACGGCATGTCGGATGCGCTCGGCCCGATGGTCTACGGCGAGAACGAAGGCGAGGTCTTCCTCGGCCGTTCGATCACGACGCACAAGAACATGTCGGACGCGACCATGCAGAAGGTCGATCAGGAGATCCGCCGGATCATCGACGAGCAGTACGCGCTCGCGAAGAAGATCCTCACCGAGAACCGCGACAAGGTCGAGGCCATGACCGCGGCGCTGCTCGAGTGGGAGACGATCGACTCGAACCAGATCGCCGACATCATGGCCGGCAAGTCGCCGCGTCCGCCCAAGCCGGTCCAGAAGCCCACCCCGCCCGACAGCGGCCCGCGCGGTGGCACCGCGGCCCCTCCGGCTCCCACGCCGGCGGAGAGCGCCTGA
- a CDS encoding RlmE family RNA methyltransferase codes for MKKSPSSKLWLRRHIDDPYVKRSKREGFRSRAAYKLTEIDEKDKILKPNIVAVDLGSAPGGWSQVLGKKAGDQGKVVAIDLLEMGEIRGVTFIRGDFTRNDGLAALATALGGRKADLVLSDMSPNMSGIPHSDQVRSMALAELARDFALEHLKRDGAFLVKVFQGEGYQEFFKSLKDRFEKVAVRKPDASRDESAELYLLARNLRATPLN; via the coding sequence TTGAAGAAATCACCTTCCTCCAAGCTCTGGCTGCGGCGCCACATCGACGACCCCTACGTGAAGCGGTCCAAGCGCGAGGGTTTTCGCTCGCGCGCGGCCTACAAGCTCACCGAGATCGACGAGAAGGACAAGATCCTCAAGCCCAACATCGTCGCGGTCGACCTGGGCTCCGCGCCCGGCGGCTGGTCGCAGGTCCTGGGCAAGAAGGCGGGCGACCAGGGCAAGGTGGTCGCCATCGACCTGCTCGAAATGGGTGAGATTCGGGGGGTCACCTTCATCCGCGGCGATTTCACCCGTAACGATGGGCTGGCCGCGCTCGCGACCGCGCTGGGCGGCCGCAAGGCCGACCTCGTGTTGTCCGACATGTCGCCCAACATGTCGGGAATTCCCCACTCCGACCAGGTCCGCTCCATGGCGCTCGCGGAGCTCGCGCGGGATTTCGCTCTGGAACACCTGAAACGCGACGGCGCCTTCCTGGTCAAAGTATTTCAAGGCGAGGGTTACCAGGAGTTCTTCAAGTCGCTGAAGGACCGTTTCGAGAAGGTCGCGGTCCGAAAACCGGACGCATCGCGCGACGAAAGTGCCGAGCTTTACCTCCTGGCGAGAAACCTTCGCGCCACCCCCTTGAATTAG
- the yhbY gene encoding ribosome assembly RNA-binding protein YhbY: MNPLTSKRRSELRAEAHKLSPVVLIGDKGLTESVVRETDRALSAHELIKVRASTNDREARSAWMAELCEKLSAHAVQEIGKVLVLYRENPEKALPKPAKTPAARPARKPPREPRKEPVATKKKMGKRTSLWTKKPRDPNAPPKGILRPRSRAASPRPASGPLRRRPRTSR, translated from the coding sequence ATGAATCCCCTCACGTCCAAGCGCCGCAGCGAGCTGCGCGCCGAAGCCCACAAGCTCTCGCCCGTCGTGCTGATCGGCGACAAGGGCCTCACCGAATCCGTGGTCCGGGAAACCGACCGCGCGCTCTCCGCCCATGAGCTGATCAAGGTGCGCGCATCCACGAACGACCGCGAAGCGCGCTCCGCGTGGATGGCCGAGCTCTGCGAAAAGCTCTCGGCGCACGCCGTGCAGGAAATCGGCAAGGTGCTCGTGCTCTACCGCGAGAACCCGGAGAAGGCGCTGCCCAAGCCGGCGAAGACACCCGCCGCAAGGCCCGCCCGCAAGCCCCCGCGCGAGCCGCGCAAGGAACCCGTCGCCACCAAGAAGAAGATGGGAAAGCGGACCTCGCTATGGACCAAGAAGCCGAGGGATCCGAACGCCCCGCCTAAAGGTATTTTACGTCCACGATCTCGAGCTGCTTCACCCCGCCCGGCGTCCGGACCTCTGCGACGTCGCCCGCGTACTTCCCGATAA
- the greA gene encoding transcription elongation factor GreA: MAKIPITLAGAELLRVELQKLKSVERPAVITAIAEARAHGDLSENAEYDAARERQGFIEGRILELEGKLSNAQIIDPALLDDDGRVVFGSTVDLMDTEAKEESTYQIVGEDEADIKLGKISYSSPIAKALIGKYAGDVAEVRTPGGVKQLEIVDVKYL, encoded by the coding sequence ATGGCCAAGATCCCGATCACGCTCGCCGGCGCGGAACTTCTCCGCGTCGAACTGCAAAAGCTCAAGTCGGTGGAGCGCCCCGCGGTGATCACCGCGATCGCGGAGGCGAGAGCCCATGGCGATCTCTCTGAGAACGCGGAGTACGACGCCGCGCGCGAGCGCCAGGGCTTCATCGAGGGCCGCATCCTCGAGCTCGAAGGCAAGCTTTCGAACGCGCAGATCATCGATCCGGCGCTGCTCGATGACGACGGGCGCGTGGTCTTCGGCTCGACGGTGGACCTGATGGACACCGAGGCGAAGGAAGAATCGACCTACCAGATCGTCGGCGAGGACGAAGCCGACATCAAGCTCGGGAAGATCTCCTACTCCTCGCCGATCGCGAAGGCCCTTATCGGGAAGTACGCGGGCGACGTCGCAGAGGTCCGGACGCCGGGCGGGGTGAAGCAGCTCGAGATCGTGGACGTAAAATACCTTTAG